A single window of Syntrophotalea acetylenica DNA harbors:
- a CDS encoding Trm112 family protein, whose product MPVDRELLEILACPQCKGPLRPIGPPEALACDHCRLLYPVVDGIPVMLVDEALPFHAEHPGT is encoded by the coding sequence ATGCCTGTTGATCGAGAACTGCTTGAAATACTGGCCTGTCCGCAATGCAAGGGGCCTTTGCGACCGATAGGGCCGCCCGAAGCGCTGGCCTGCGACCATTGCCGGCTGCTTTATCCCGTAGTGGACGGCATCCCCGTGATGCTTGTCGACGAAGCGCTGCCGTTTCACGCCGAACACCCCGGCACATGA
- the waaF gene encoding lipopolysaccharide heptosyltransferase II, with protein MKPIDPKTVHRIMVRSTNWVGDAVMTTPAMADVRRAFPEAEIVVIANPLVAQLFTCHPDCDRVLVYDKKGPHAGMAGLWRFSRALREENFDLAILLQNAIEAAVMAFLAGVPRRVGYRTDARGWLLTHGVAVGPEQKRLHHTEYYRFMLRQFIATQGDGRLRLTCNAEETAWALHTLGDGGWVAINPGAAYGSAKRWLPERFAEVADSLHREFGLRVVLTGGPAEQEIGRDIEQAIQAPVLNLIGKTSIRQMMAVLASCRLVVTNDSGPMHVAAAFDIPIVAVFGPTDHSTTSPWSKNSRIVRKATACAPCLLRQCPTDHRCMRAITAEDVMQAARALLGGTA; from the coding sequence TTGAAACCGATTGATCCGAAAACGGTGCACCGCATCATGGTGCGTTCCACCAACTGGGTTGGGGACGCGGTGATGACCACGCCGGCCATGGCCGATGTGCGTCGCGCCTTTCCCGAAGCCGAAATAGTGGTCATCGCCAATCCCCTTGTCGCACAGCTTTTCACCTGCCATCCCGATTGCGACCGGGTGCTGGTCTACGACAAAAAGGGTCCCCATGCCGGAATGGCCGGACTTTGGCGGTTCTCCCGTGCGTTGCGCGAGGAAAACTTCGATCTGGCGATTCTGCTGCAGAATGCCATCGAAGCCGCCGTCATGGCGTTTCTGGCCGGTGTGCCGAGGCGCGTCGGCTATCGGACCGATGCCCGCGGCTGGCTGCTGACCCACGGTGTGGCGGTCGGCCCCGAGCAGAAACGATTGCATCACACGGAGTATTATCGTTTCATGTTGCGGCAATTCATCGCGACGCAGGGCGATGGTCGCCTGCGTCTGACCTGCAATGCCGAAGAAACCGCGTGGGCGCTTCATACCCTCGGTGACGGCGGCTGGGTCGCCATCAATCCCGGCGCCGCCTACGGTTCGGCGAAGCGTTGGCTGCCCGAGCGGTTTGCCGAGGTCGCCGACAGTCTGCACCGGGAATTCGGCCTGCGCGTGGTGTTGACCGGCGGCCCCGCGGAGCAGGAAATCGGCAGGGATATCGAACAGGCCATACAGGCGCCGGTTCTGAACCTCATTGGCAAAACTTCGATACGGCAGATGATGGCCGTGCTGGCATCCTGCCGGCTGGTGGTGACCAACGATTCGGGGCCGATGCACGTGGCCGCGGCTTTTGATATCCCGATCGTGGCGGTGTTCGGTCCGACCGATCACAGCACCACTTCGCCCTGGTCAAAAAACAGCCGTATCGTGCGCAAGGCAACGGCCTGCGCGCCCTGCCTGCTGCGCCAGTGCCCCACCGATCACCGTTGCATGCGTGCCATTACCGCCGAAGACGTCATGCAAGCGGCCCGTGCCTTGCTCGGAGGGACCGCATGA
- the waaC gene encoding lipopolysaccharide heptosyltransferase I — MRVLIVKISALGDVVHALPVLTHIKSAYPETSIDWLVEEAFAPLLDGHPALRRIHRLGLKRWRRQGPGAVWAGVMDTLKELRSERYDLVLDLQGNCKSGLFTLLCGAPRRYGFSSSGVREWPNLLATNHKVQLTAADHHVSDRSLALARAAFPLGTVRSLAGPMSVSPAARTAVEKQLCALGLNGQSLVVLQYGTTWQTKLWPLDSWQDLALRMCREDQLRPVLIWGNDEEHRAAEAISRVTDGRALVWPRGSLQELAALLERADLVVGGDTGPIHIAAALETPTVSIFRVTDASRNGPRGPLHIRLQSPLECSPCLRKDCPRDSECGHSIGVDQVLEASRALLSRRSM, encoded by the coding sequence ATGAGGGTTCTGATCGTCAAAATAAGCGCCCTTGGCGATGTGGTGCATGCCCTGCCGGTATTGACGCATATCAAAAGCGCCTATCCCGAAACCAGCATCGACTGGCTGGTGGAAGAGGCCTTTGCGCCGTTGCTCGATGGCCATCCGGCTCTGCGCCGGATCCATCGCCTTGGCCTCAAGCGCTGGCGCCGGCAAGGTCCTGGCGCGGTCTGGGCCGGGGTCATGGATACCCTGAAAGAATTGCGCAGCGAACGTTACGACCTGGTGCTTGATTTGCAAGGTAACTGCAAAAGCGGTCTGTTCACCTTGCTTTGTGGAGCTCCCCGGCGTTATGGATTCTCCTCCAGCGGCGTGCGGGAATGGCCCAACCTGTTGGCGACCAATCACAAGGTGCAGCTTACCGCGGCGGATCACCACGTCAGCGACCGATCCCTTGCCTTGGCTCGTGCCGCCTTTCCTCTTGGTACGGTTCGCTCCCTCGCCGGCCCCATGTCCGTTTCCCCCGCAGCCCGTACCGCTGTGGAGAAACAGCTTTGCGCGTTGGGTCTGAACGGCCAAAGCCTGGTGGTTCTGCAATACGGCACCACCTGGCAAACCAAGCTGTGGCCCCTCGATTCGTGGCAGGATCTGGCCCTGCGGATGTGTCGGGAGGACCAGCTGCGGCCGGTTCTGATCTGGGGCAACGATGAGGAGCACCGGGCCGCCGAAGCGATATCGCGCGTCACCGACGGTCGCGCCCTGGTCTGGCCGCGAGGCAGCCTGCAGGAACTGGCTGCCCTGCTGGAGCGGGCGGATCTGGTTGTGGGCGGGGACACCGGGCCGATTCACATTGCCGCCGCCCTTGAAACCCCCACGGTTTCGATTTTTCGGGTCACGGACGCCAGCCGAAACGGACCCCGCGGCCCGTTGCACATCCGCTTGCAGAGTCCCCTGGAGTGCTCGCCCTGTCTGCGAAAAGACTGCCCGCGGGATTCAGAATGCGGTCACAGCATCGGCGTCGACCAGGTGCTTGAAGCGAGTCGCGCACTGTTGTCCCGGCGCAGCATGTGA
- a CDS encoding glycosyltransferase family 2 protein, which translates to MKTAPVTVITAVYNAERFLRETVESVSKQQLLPVQHLLVDDCSTDGSLDLARELEKEFPLVRVVSLETNGGYPAALNAGLREAASEYVGILDSDDIAMPHWLASVVPVLDGNPDIGSAGGGGVIMTHDGLVTGHAKYCSQAGDVTAEVMAGKYAILHPGSVHRRDFLLKTGGYNPRLRSAEDCDMFLNMASVARLVNVGEPLIYYRRLPGSESRKTPEFAALAEAYLAQKAQMLSAGKSLPATNAELASLVNALAALPRLAPLVKGAYEYEMAEALRRGDRRLCASRFYFASAISGHKRFLCCRRALRCLMPRLKSTSEPKKA; encoded by the coding sequence TTGAAGACCGCTCCCGTAACCGTCATAACAGCCGTCTATAATGCCGAGCGTTTTCTTCGGGAAACCGTGGAATCGGTTTCGAAACAGCAGCTGTTGCCGGTTCAGCATCTGCTTGTCGATGATTGTTCCACGGACGGGTCTCTGGACCTGGCGCGCGAGCTTGAGAAGGAATTCCCTTTGGTTCGCGTTGTATCCCTTGAAACAAACGGCGGTTATCCCGCTGCGTTGAATGCAGGCCTGCGTGAAGCCGCCTCGGAGTATGTGGGGATCCTGGACAGTGACGACATTGCCATGCCGCACTGGCTGGCATCGGTGGTTCCGGTTCTCGATGGCAATCCGGATATTGGTTCGGCAGGCGGGGGCGGTGTTATCATGACCCATGACGGGCTGGTAACGGGACATGCCAAATACTGTTCGCAGGCAGGTGATGTCACAGCTGAGGTTATGGCTGGAAAGTATGCCATATTGCATCCAGGATCCGTTCATCGCCGCGATTTTCTATTAAAGACAGGTGGCTATAACCCGCGGCTCCGAAGTGCCGAGGATTGCGACATGTTCCTGAATATGGCCTCTGTGGCACGTCTGGTAAACGTGGGAGAACCCTTGATTTATTATCGACGCCTGCCGGGATCTGAAAGCCGCAAAACGCCTGAATTTGCGGCTTTGGCGGAGGCCTATCTCGCGCAAAAAGCGCAAATGCTGTCCGCGGGCAAATCCTTGCCGGCAACCAATGCCGAGCTGGCGTCGCTTGTGAACGCCCTGGCGGCTCTGCCGCGACTGGCTCCGCTTGTGAAGGGAGCCTATGAATATGAAATGGCCGAAGCGCTGCGCCGTGGAGACCGGCGCCTTTGCGCCTCCCGTTTTTATTTTGCATCGGCAATCTCCGGTCATAAGCGTTTTTTATGCTGTCGACGCGCTCTGCGCTGTCTTATGCCGCGGCTGAAATCGACCTCCGAGCCGAAAAAGGCCTGA
- a CDS encoding glycosyltransferase, translated as MQTDAHVPPVSVILPVFNAQATVAATLQCLLNQTLKDLEIIVVNDASADDSLTVVESIARKEQRVRLLSLEKNAGVYRARAEGIKISRGEYVGFFDADDFAKPDMFEILFSNCKQHNADIAVCGVDCVSDSGKFIHHKVKFKKDKNVTSQIFSGFCRKHFGTGALWNKLYRRELIETYATRPFRWRQDIGEDTIVNIGCFLDARRIRLIDKSLYEYVMHPRSTTQILDKSSAFCRMMQAYAIAVDMYKDKGVEVLEGITELYARQLNFSAYRISSAEQLRDCEELLADALGLLAEQYPAGLACLVNRGFCRGGKSRKSRGLLSAAQKKLKQFLQLRT; from the coding sequence ATGCAAACCGATGCCCACGTTCCCCCGGTGTCCGTGATCCTGCCTGTTTTCAACGCTCAGGCCACTGTCGCCGCCACATTACAATGCCTGTTGAACCAGACCTTGAAAGACCTGGAAATTATCGTGGTCAATGATGCCTCCGCAGATGATTCCCTGACGGTTGTCGAAAGCATAGCGCGAAAAGAGCAGCGGGTCCGTTTGCTGTCTCTGGAAAAGAATGCGGGTGTGTATCGAGCCCGAGCGGAAGGCATTAAAATTTCAAGGGGTGAGTATGTCGGATTTTTTGATGCTGACGACTTTGCCAAGCCCGATATGTTCGAAATTTTGTTTTCCAACTGCAAGCAACACAACGCCGACATTGCTGTTTGCGGGGTGGACTGTGTTTCCGATTCCGGAAAATTTATCCACCATAAAGTCAAATTTAAAAAAGACAAAAACGTTACAAGCCAGATCTTCTCAGGTTTTTGCCGAAAACATTTCGGGACGGGAGCTCTGTGGAACAAGCTTTACCGCAGGGAACTGATTGAAACCTACGCTACCAGGCCATTTCGATGGCGCCAGGATATTGGCGAAGATACCATCGTAAACATTGGCTGTTTTCTTGACGCCAGACGTATCCGATTGATTGATAAGTCTCTTTACGAATATGTCATGCATCCCCGAAGTACCACCCAGATATTGGATAAATCCAGTGCTTTTTGTCGGATGATGCAGGCTTATGCCATCGCTGTTGATATGTACAAAGACAAGGGCGTTGAAGTGCTTGAGGGAATAACCGAGCTTTATGCACGGCAACTGAATTTTTCAGCCTATCGGATTTCATCGGCCGAACAGTTGAGGGATTGCGAAGAACTGCTTGCCGACGCCCTCGGATTGCTGGCCGAGCAATACCCCGCGGGCCTGGCGTGTCTTGTGAATCGGGGGTTTTGCCGGGGAGGGAAATCGCGGAAATCGCGTGGGCTTTTATCTGCTGCCCAAAAAAAACTGAAACAGTTTCTTCAGTTAAGGACGTAA
- a CDS encoding glycosyltransferase, with translation MKGLFGLKNQSETPTIGRCIKIMMSSEKNNPFVSIIIPTRNRSDLLPYAIKSVLDQTYKNLEVVVVDDGSVDDTEVIVMNMMKNDNRIQYIRNDISKGACAARNLGIMSAKGDLISFVDDDDQISINRLEILVAHYDDQYSLICSKYSSAPLGGAVSKHRITTKKISLSNLLNKNYIGCSALVSKQKIMAVGGFDIKLRARQDYDLWVRILDEFGKALQISAKTYYCDKSSERERISNSKARRIGVIQFYKKHSRLMTCHQRKNAIVACLEANNFNPGFLKLLVLLTWRNRKKVFGLLKV, from the coding sequence TTGAAAGGCTTGTTTGGTTTAAAAAACCAGTCCGAAACACCAACGATAGGCAGATGTATCAAGATTATGATGTCTTCAGAAAAAAACAATCCGTTTGTTTCAATCATAATTCCTACGCGGAATCGATCCGATCTTTTACCATATGCTATAAAATCCGTGCTTGACCAGACGTATAAAAACCTTGAAGTGGTCGTTGTTGATGACGGTTCGGTGGATGACACTGAAGTCATTGTCATGAACATGATGAAAAACGATAATCGTATTCAGTATATTCGAAACGATATATCAAAGGGAGCCTGTGCCGCCAGAAACCTTGGGATAATGTCAGCAAAAGGTGACTTGATTTCTTTTGTTGATGATGATGATCAAATATCTATAAACAGATTGGAAATTCTTGTTGCGCACTATGACGACCAATATTCACTGATCTGTTCAAAATACAGTAGTGCACCGCTGGGTGGCGCTGTTTCGAAACATAGGATTACAACAAAAAAAATTTCTCTTTCAAATCTTCTGAATAAAAATTACATTGGCTGTTCCGCTCTTGTATCCAAACAAAAAATAATGGCAGTAGGCGGATTTGATATCAAATTGCGGGCCCGGCAGGATTATGATTTATGGGTTAGAATCCTTGATGAATTCGGAAAAGCCCTGCAGATATCCGCCAAGACCTACTATTGTGACAAGTCTTCGGAACGAGAAAGGATTTCCAACTCAAAAGCCCGAAGAATAGGAGTGATACAGTTTTACAAAAAGCATTCCCGCCTGATGACGTGCCATCAGCGTAAAAATGCAATTGTTGCATGTTTGGAGGCCAATAATTTTAATCCCGGGTTTTTAAAACTTCTGGTCCTTTTGACCTGGCGTAACCGGAAGAAAGTCTTTGGTCTTCTCAAGGTTTAG
- a CDS encoding glycosyltransferase family 4 protein, which yields MQRFLRKHGYYKYALSTKVWKEILQKFAPDVIHCHFGKSGFYVSSILDKLKIDLPLLIAFHGTDVLKTPFEDTSYKSQIQRTSLKKKVAFTTPTLFLKNLAVSNFGIQPDKIVVNPNGFRCDFNGFYRVRKNDGHSSFKIINIARFTAWKGQDYLIKAFREFSGRVDCDVALTLVGYGERKPALLQLINDLGLQDKVTVLESVPHESIPAILKEHDLYVQPSITDHKTKQAESFGVSILEAVAVGLPVIVTDSGGMQEVVLGGIKQRPLLSRKKIAELCAKP from the coding sequence ATGCAGCGGTTTCTTCGAAAGCACGGCTACTACAAATATGCCCTTTCCACAAAGGTCTGGAAGGAAATCCTTCAAAAGTTCGCCCCTGATGTGATTCATTGCCATTTTGGAAAAAGTGGCTTTTATGTATCCTCGATTCTCGATAAATTAAAAATCGACCTTCCGCTGCTCATTGCCTTTCACGGGACCGATGTTTTAAAAACACCTTTTGAGGACACGTCGTATAAGTCTCAAATACAAAGAACTTCCCTGAAGAAAAAAGTCGCATTCACTACGCCTACTTTATTTCTTAAAAACCTTGCAGTCTCGAATTTCGGCATTCAACCCGATAAAATCGTTGTCAATCCCAATGGTTTTCGGTGCGATTTCAACGGATTTTACCGTGTCAGAAAAAATGACGGGCATTCTTCCTTCAAGATCATAAATATCGCCCGTTTTACCGCATGGAAAGGGCAGGATTACCTGATAAAAGCCTTCAGGGAATTTTCGGGCCGGGTTGACTGTGATGTTGCGCTGACCCTTGTCGGATACGGGGAAAGAAAACCGGCCCTCCTTCAACTGATAAACGACCTGGGCCTGCAGGACAAGGTTACCGTCCTGGAGAGTGTGCCGCATGAATCGATACCGGCGATATTGAAGGAACATGACCTTTATGTGCAACCGTCCATAACGGATCATAAAACGAAGCAGGCGGAATCGTTCGGCGTTTCCATTCTTGAGGCCGTGGCTGTCGGTCTGCCGGTTATTGTGACCGATTCAGGGGGTATGCAGGAGGTTGTTCTGGGGGGGATCAAGCAACGGCCATTGTTGTCGAGGAAAAAAATTGCCGAGCTTTGTGCGAAGCCATGA
- a CDS encoding lipopolysaccharide kinase InaA family protein has product MTPPATERVTIIPDARPVLEQAGLRSFRDFMDYAGGRRVCHKRGRSTVRIAIGERAFYLKRNRFHWVEFLKGLVRLRFPVRGALREWRNIARVRESGVSTLVPIAFGERPFWGFETSSFSVTEELYRCQPLDQVLGKELPDLPSPAARFRKRGIFRQLGAFAGRLHGHGLYHQDFYLSHVFLGPGDVLHLIDLQRVLHRPWRARHFCIKDLAQLNYAASRVPGVSRTDRMRFLHAYFGCSTLGFEEKQLVRAVLAKTSRIARHDVKLLARRRRRGEIA; this is encoded by the coding sequence ATGACGCCGCCAGCAACAGAACGGGTGACGATCATCCCGGACGCCCGCCCCGTGCTCGAACAAGCCGGACTGCGCAGCTTCAGGGACTTCATGGATTATGCCGGAGGCCGGCGTGTCTGCCATAAAAGGGGACGGTCCACGGTGCGCATTGCCATTGGAGAGCGGGCTTTCTATCTTAAGCGCAACCGTTTTCATTGGGTTGAATTTCTCAAAGGGCTGGTGCGATTGCGGTTCCCGGTTCGCGGCGCGCTTCGGGAGTGGCGCAATATTGCGCGGGTGAGGGAATCCGGCGTGTCGACCCTGGTGCCCATCGCTTTCGGGGAACGGCCCTTCTGGGGATTTGAAACCAGCTCTTTCAGCGTGACGGAGGAGTTGTACCGGTGCCAGCCGCTGGACCAGGTGCTGGGCAAGGAATTGCCTGATTTGCCGTCGCCTGCCGCGCGGTTTCGCAAACGCGGCATTTTTCGCCAGTTGGGGGCCTTTGCGGGGCGGCTGCATGGCCATGGGCTGTATCATCAGGATTTTTATCTGAGCCACGTTTTCCTTGGTCCCGGCGATGTTTTGCACCTGATCGACCTGCAGCGTGTTCTGCATCGTCCCTGGCGTGCCCGGCATTTTTGTATCAAGGACCTGGCGCAGCTCAATTACGCCGCCAGCCGTGTCCCGGGTGTCAGCCGCACCGACAGAATGCGTTTTTTGCATGCCTATTTCGGGTGTTCTACCCTGGGCTTCGAGGAAAAACAACTGGTGCGGGCGGTGTTGGCCAAAACTTCACGCATCGCCCGTCACGATGTCAAACTTCTGGCCCGGCGGCGCCGTCGCGGAGAGATAGCCTGA
- a CDS encoding polysaccharide pyruvyl transferase family protein translates to MPKISVICAPAPRPNPGMASVDFAFHALSRRHGFADRVAYYQLYTADELHARADRALQAEIHARQSLPFAYRGLRQHLQEIFHSDKIVFWGDFLHSADYHQSAARRLVKIGVTTNAGAALDWVRDHYFLRHAPAEIWPKVMAFGGNLLFNRPEHYLDAGYGAEVRRFFRQAAAVRMRDVYSAAKISELRDDYSTNYLGCDCSLLLLPEDLEALPCSDWHADIASGAGRAGIFFGRNKCRPALMARFARELCYRLGVRGQWLPWGLTKGFGRMREKIRFWFPGMEVLSHTAPPTPGDLYRMLGRYQLVISDTYHVCVNAWRLGVPAVCIGQALVADADNINSGSRFAWRDKRQVFYGMNDALEYYVYAEELEDRRLRRQRLEQLTSLLQNAQYRQSVHQRILSGARAMEKAVVGALLPATR, encoded by the coding sequence ATGCCAAAAATCAGTGTCATCTGCGCACCGGCTCCCCGGCCCAATCCCGGCATGGCGAGCGTCGATTTTGCTTTTCATGCTCTGAGCCGCCGCCATGGATTTGCCGACCGGGTGGCTTATTATCAGCTCTACACCGCCGACGAATTGCACGCCCGTGCCGATCGCGCGCTGCAGGCCGAAATCCATGCCCGCCAGAGCCTGCCCTTTGCCTACAGGGGGTTGCGTCAACATCTGCAGGAAATCTTCCACAGTGACAAAATCGTCTTCTGGGGGGATTTTCTGCACAGTGCCGATTATCATCAGTCCGCCGCGCGGCGACTGGTCAAAATCGGTGTAACCACCAATGCCGGCGCAGCGCTGGATTGGGTAAGGGATCACTATTTCCTGCGGCACGCTCCGGCGGAGATCTGGCCCAAAGTCATGGCTTTTGGCGGCAATCTGCTTTTCAACCGTCCCGAGCATTATCTGGATGCCGGTTATGGCGCCGAAGTCCGGAGGTTTTTCCGGCAGGCGGCGGCGGTGCGCATGCGCGATGTATATTCGGCGGCGAAAATATCCGAATTGCGTGATGATTATTCCACGAATTATTTGGGGTGCGACTGTTCCCTGCTGCTGCTGCCCGAAGATCTGGAAGCGCTGCCGTGCAGCGACTGGCACGCGGACATTGCAAGCGGCGCTGGCCGGGCCGGCATTTTTTTCGGACGCAACAAATGCCGCCCGGCGCTTATGGCCCGTTTTGCCCGGGAGCTGTGCTACCGGCTGGGAGTGCGCGGCCAATGGCTGCCCTGGGGGTTGACTAAAGGGTTTGGCCGCATGCGTGAAAAAATCCGGTTCTGGTTTCCCGGCATGGAGGTTCTGTCCCACACCGCGCCGCCGACCCCTGGCGATCTGTACCGGATGCTGGGACGCTACCAGCTGGTCATTTCCGATACCTATCATGTCTGCGTGAACGCCTGGCGGCTGGGGGTGCCGGCCGTCTGCATCGGTCAGGCCCTGGTCGCGGATGCAGATAACATCAACAGTGGCAGCAGGTTTGCCTGGCGTGATAAACGTCAGGTGTTCTACGGCATGAATGACGCGTTGGAATATTATGTGTACGCCGAAGAACTCGAAGATCGGCGTCTGCGCCGCCAGCGTCTTGAACAGTTGACATCCCTGCTGCAAAACGCTCAATATCGGCAGAGCGTGCATCAACGCATCCTGTCGGGCGCTCGCGCCATGGAGAAGGCGGTGGTTGGCGCGCTGCTGCCGGCGACGCGATGA
- a CDS encoding glycosyltransferase family 2 protein — MQWSIVIPTYNYGRFIERCLASIVDQPGDDYEIVVVDDGSTDDTRAVVEAFVRYRQLPTGRLRYLCQHNQGPAAARNHGIADSRGDFVWFLDSDDRLAAGALEQMRQTVRQHPRGELFFGGYRSMAEDGRGSDKLPGKVAVCRTENFRRFLRKELRSLTTGAVVVRKSSLGDIRFPEGIHINEDVAFFGHLVASCKVVPVARILVEKIRHPASLRGNLGRIEETGLRSVDALFDAARLTSAQMKLRSRYRADRCLRLFRAHYLHGNYALARSYYGQMLKTAPCYLFKAGYLLRFLRCFGKSEGGASDPPDAAETHDV, encoded by the coding sequence ATGCAATGGTCTATTGTCATACCTACCTATAATTACGGTCGGTTCATCGAAAGATGCCTGGCTTCCATTGTGGATCAGCCGGGAGACGATTACGAGATTGTGGTTGTGGATGACGGATCCACGGACGACACCCGGGCCGTGGTCGAGGCATTCGTACGCTATCGGCAGTTGCCCACCGGGCGACTGCGCTACCTCTGCCAGCACAACCAGGGGCCGGCCGCGGCCCGCAATCATGGTATCGCCGACAGCCGTGGGGATTTTGTCTGGTTTCTCGATTCCGACGACAGGCTGGCGGCCGGGGCTTTAGAGCAGATGCGGCAGACGGTGCGGCAACATCCGCGGGGAGAGCTGTTTTTCGGCGGCTACCGTTCAATGGCCGAGGATGGCCGCGGTTCGGATAAGCTGCCCGGCAAGGTGGCTGTCTGCCGGACAGAAAATTTCAGGCGGTTTCTGCGCAAGGAACTCAGGAGCCTTACCACCGGCGCGGTGGTGGTGCGCAAATCTTCGCTGGGGGATATAAGGTTTCCGGAGGGCATTCATATCAACGAGGATGTGGCCTTTTTCGGCCACCTCGTTGCAAGCTGCAAGGTGGTACCCGTGGCGCGGATCCTGGTCGAAAAAATCCGTCATCCCGCCAGCCTGCGCGGCAACCTCGGGCGCATCGAGGAAACCGGCTTGCGCAGCGTCGATGCCCTGTTTGATGCGGCGCGTTTGACATCCGCCCAGATGAAGTTGCGCAGCCGGTATCGGGCCGATCGCTGCCTGCGGTTGTTTCGCGCCCATTATCTGCATGGCAATTACGCCCTGGCCCGATCTTATTATGGACAGATGCTGAAAACTGCGCCGTGCTATCTGTTCAAAGCGGGATACCTTCTCAGGTTTTTACGTTGTTTCGGGAAATCAGAAGGGGGGGCGTCCGATCCGCCGGACGCTGCCGAAACCCATGATGTCTGA
- a CDS encoding lipopolysaccharide kinase InaA family protein — MMSERHGTYRCYFPDAPSQKDLRAALLPDPDRLLERGECISSGREGNPRHLAKVAINGRAYLLKRYDCQGAFYRIKNVFRASRALRSLRAGQWLHSVGVSTPEPLACLEERQAGLLGRSYLLCPFLEGVRPLLAVWPELDAEGRWLYLRRLGGIMGRLHRAHIVHGDSNWRNILVGENRPGELRFWLVDLDCTRRYPRLAPARAERDIGHFLRDLSRSGAGAECMQLFRHHWRVALTNNQGDIR, encoded by the coding sequence ATGATGTCTGAGCGGCACGGGACGTATCGTTGCTATTTTCCCGATGCCCCCAGCCAGAAGGATTTAAGGGCAGCGCTGTTGCCGGATCCCGACCGTCTGCTTGAGAGGGGAGAGTGCATTTCTTCGGGACGCGAGGGCAATCCCCGCCACCTTGCCAAAGTGGCGATAAATGGCCGGGCCTATTTGCTCAAACGTTACGATTGCCAGGGGGCTTTTTACCGGATCAAGAATGTTTTCCGAGCTTCCCGGGCTCTGCGTTCGCTGCGGGCAGGCCAATGGCTGCATTCGGTCGGCGTGTCGACACCGGAACCGCTGGCCTGCCTGGAGGAAAGGCAAGCCGGTCTGCTTGGTCGCAGTTACCTGCTGTGCCCCTTTCTGGAGGGCGTTCGCCCGCTGCTGGCCGTATGGCCCGAACTCGATGCCGAGGGACGTTGGCTTTATCTGCGACGCCTGGGCGGGATCATGGGACGCTTGCACCGGGCGCATATCGTGCACGGCGACAGCAACTGGCGAAATATCCTTGTCGGTGAAAACCGTCCGGGAGAACTCCGCTTCTGGCTGGTGGACCTGGATTGCACCCGGCGCTACCCGCGCCTTGCGCCGGCCCGGGCGGAACGGGATATCGGCCATTTTCTTCGCGACCTTTCACGCAGCGGGGCAGGCGCGGAATGCATGCAACTGTTTCGCCACCATTGGCGGGTTGCATTGACCAACAACCAAGGAGACATTCGGTAA
- a CDS encoding D-sedoheptulose 7-phosphate isomerase: MITAMQEYFQQLRDVIDRVGRDKSEEIWLSIEALCEALRDGGKILIMGNGGSAADAQHFAAELVGRFLMERKALPCIALTTDTSILTAVGNDYGFDEIFKRQVEALAEPRDVVIGISTSGRSNNVFHALTAANRIGCKTIGLLGRDGGSIASIVDLNLTIEEHHTPYIQTAHGAVLHLICDLLEKALFAPFDPSCPASPGKG, translated from the coding sequence ATGATAACCGCGATGCAGGAGTACTTTCAACAATTGCGGGATGTGATCGATCGGGTCGGACGCGATAAATCCGAGGAAATCTGGCTAAGCATCGAGGCGCTGTGCGAAGCCCTGCGCGATGGCGGCAAGATCCTGATCATGGGCAACGGCGGGTCGGCGGCGGATGCCCAGCATTTTGCGGCGGAACTGGTGGGGCGGTTTCTGATGGAACGCAAGGCTTTGCCTTGCATCGCCCTGACCACGGACACTTCCATTCTGACCGCGGTGGGCAATGATTACGGTTTCGACGAGATTTTCAAGCGGCAGGTCGAGGCCCTCGCGGAGCCCCGGGATGTTGTGATCGGCATCAGCACCAGCGGCCGATCCAACAATGTTTTTCATGCCCTGACCGCCGCCAACCGGATCGGGTGCAAAACCATCGGCCTTCTGGGGCGCGACGGCGGCAGTATCGCCTCCATCGTGGATCTCAACCTGACCATTGAGGAACACCACACGCCCTATATCCAGACAGCCCATGGCGCTGTGCTGCACCTGATTTGCGATCTGCTGGAAAAGGCCTTGTTCGCTCCTTTCGATCCCTCCTGCCCCGCATCGCCGGGCAAGGGATGA